The DNA window CGAACGTGCCTTGGAATTATTGGCGCTCCCGGATGATGATGAGTCTCGCTTGATTTTGGACATCGGCTGTGGTTCTGGACTCTCAGGAAGCGTTCTTGAGGACAGCGAGCATATGTGGATCGGCATAGATATTTCAAAGTCTATGCTCGATATTGCCGTGGAACGCGAGGTTGCTGGGGATGTCATTCTGGGAGACATGGGCGAGGGAATGCCCTTCAAGCCGGGCACCTTCGACGGCGCCATCTCGATCTCTGCCCTACAATGGCTCTGTAATGCGGACAAGTCGTATCACAATCCCCACAAGCGCCTGCTGAAGTTCTTTACCACATTGTTTTCCTGTCTGACACGTACCGCGCGAGCTGTCTTCCAATTTTATCCGGAGAACTCCGATCAGATCGAGATGGTCACCTCGCAAGCCATGAAGGCGGGATTCTACGGAGGATTGGTTGTCGACTATCCAAACTCTGCCAAGGCTAAGAAGTACTACCTGGTGCTCATGACTGGAGGATCTGCTGAGCTGCCGCAGGCTTTGGGTtagtattaataataattatagaaaaataataattaccTTTCACATCATTGCTTTTGTAGGCTCAACTGAAGAGGAACGTCGTGTAAACTATATAAAGAAACGTGATGCTTGCCGTGAGGCTCGGGGAAAAGCCCCAAAGAAATCCCGCGATTGGATCCTAGCCAAGAAAGAGCGTCGACGTCGCAAGGGTTTGGAAACCCGTCCTGATACTAAGTACACTGCACGCAAGCGCAGCGGCAAATTTTGAATAAAGtgtttacatttaaaattagTGGCAGACCTAATCTCTAAGGGCGGCTTTGTCTATATGCTTTAGATCTTGGGTCAGATTAAGGATATTACGATGCCgtttaatgtttatatatgtatgagtCCCGCTTCTATTCATCCGAAGTAAAACGGACACATCTCTTATTcacaaaaatatattctttcgaatttaattcatttaactTAAGTCTATGTACGCTGAGGACTAGAGAATTCTAAGATTGCTTCCCAACCAGTTTTTGCTCTCGCTCTTCTTGATCGCGTCTGTGTCGTTCCTCCGCTTTCTGTTTGGGAGTGTCGTAGGAGCTCTCGGCGAGGAACATCAGGTATACGGCCACTCCGGCAAAGATAAAGGCCAGCAGGACCATGTCAGTCTGGCCTGATATCTTGTTGGTTTCTCTTTGCACCTTAATTCGATCGTATTTGGCCTGAGCGGCTTGTCTCCGGTCAAATGATTTACCGTAGTGATTTCGGGACCACTCGTCGAAGTCATAGATGGGCGTACGGCCCTCAGAGTCAGATACACGCGATTTCTGAAATCGCGACTTGTAAAACTTAGTCTCCGCGTCGTCCTCGACTACGGGTTCCGCTACATCGTGAACATCTTGGGCATATTGGGCACCCGCCGTATGCACGATTCCCTTGTCGTAAAGTCGACGCAGCCGATAGTTTCCCAGAATCTCATAAGCCTGATTGATCTCCCGGAATTTCTTGGCTGCGCTCTCACTTCCTTGGTTCCTGTCCGGATGGTAGAGCATCGATAGCTTATAGTAAGCTGCCTTGATTTCGTTCTGCGTGCACTGACGCCTGATTCCCAGTGCGTCGTAGTGGCTCATCTGGTGTCGTTGACTAAGGTAGAGTCCGCGAAGCAGGAGCAGAGGTCGCCACAAAATTGGGCTGTGCTGGAACATCTTGGATGTGTTCTTACGCCCGCTTCACTTGTTTTGGTTTCGTTATATCacatgaaaattaaaaacaaatcaaatcagCTGTTTGAACTTGAACTTGTTCACCCTCGCCAGCGTTGTTATCGATAGATCGATAGTATGCTGATCCAGTGGTGCAGGTACAGCAAAAATCAGCCGAAAGAGGAAAAAGAGCTTgaaattgattaatttataaatagataatttataaaagattgatttag is part of the Drosophila sechellia strain sech25 chromosome 3R, ASM438219v1, whole genome shotgun sequence genome and encodes:
- the LOC6614325 gene encoding probable 18S rRNA (guanine-N(7))-methyltransferase, whose amino-acid sequence is MARRPEHSAPPEIFYNDDEAKKYSTNTRIIEIQVEMAERALELLALPDDDESRLILDIGCGSGLSGSVLEDSEHMWIGIDISKSMLDIAVEREVAGDVILGDMGEGMPFKPGTFDGAISISALQWLCNADKSYHNPHKRLLKFFTTLFSCLTRTARAVFQFYPENSDQIEMVTSQAMKAGFYGGLVVDYPNSAKAKKYYLVLMTGGSAELPQALGSTEEERRVNYIKKRDACREARGKAPKKSRDWILAKKERRRRKGLETRPDTKYTARKRSGKF
- the LOC6614326 gene encoding dnaJ homolog subfamily C member 30, mitochondrial; the protein is MFQHSPILWRPLLLLRGLYLSQRHQMSHYDALGIRRQCTQNEIKAAYYKLSMLYHPDRNQGSESAAKKFREINQAYEILGNYRLRRLYDKGIVHTAGAQYAQDVHDVAEPVVEDDAETKFYKSRFQKSRVSDSEGRTPIYDFDEWSRNHYGKSFDRRQAAQAKYDRIKVQRETNKISGQTDMVLLAFIFAGVAVYLMFLAESSYDTPKQKAEERHRRDQEEREQKLVGKQS